A region of Vitis riparia cultivar Riparia Gloire de Montpellier isolate 1030 chromosome 12, EGFV_Vit.rip_1.0, whole genome shotgun sequence DNA encodes the following proteins:
- the LOC117926339 gene encoding protein MEI2-like 2 yields the protein MEQHAKGSISGPFKIPSLNVPKKIGSGAWGIPHGTDAYHTSSDVSLFSSSLPVLPHEKLHFNDSEHCGHSVDDSSPSLNKLQQDEESKDPLEDVDLNAIGSLLPDDEDVLLAGIMDDFDLSGLPTQLEDLEDDLFGSGGGMELDFDIGISKLSLSDGVAGNGIGHYGLPNGVATVAGEHPYGEHPSRTLFVRNINSNVEDSELKTLFEQYGDIRTLYTACKHRGFVMISYYDIRAARTAMRALQNKPLRRRKLDIHFSIPKDNPSEKDINQGTLVVFNLDASVSNDDLRQIFGAYGEVKEIRETPHKRHHKFIEFFDVRAAEAALRALNRSDIAGKRIKLEPSRPGGARRNLMQQLSQELEQDEARSFRHHVGSPVTNSPPGNWAAFSPVEHNPLQAYSHSPGLGNISPINSNHLPGLASILPPHISNSVKIAPIGKDQGRVNHVNQVFTNAKPTQGAAYQISHSVPEQKLSASPGPISSLGESNSNSSGIGTLSGPQFLWGSPTPYSERPNSSAWPTSSVGHPFVSSGQGQGFPYSNQHGSFLGSHQHHHVGSAPSGVPLDRHFGYFPESPETSFMSPVTFGGMGLSRSNGNFTMNVGARAAINTGVALPGNMTENGLPSFRMLSLPRHGPPFLGNGTYPVSGVTSNEVLAERGRTRRVENSGNQIDSKKQYQLDLDKIISGEDTRTTLMIKNIPNKYTSKMLLAAIDENHRGTYDFLYLPIDFKNKCNVGYAFINMVSPSHIIPFYEAFNGKKWEKFNSEKVASLAYARIQGKAALVTHFQNSSLMNEDKRCRPILFHSEGQETVDQEPFASGNLNICIRQPDGSYSGDSLESPKGNLED from the exons ATGGAGCAGCATGCAAAGGGTTCAATTTCAG GTCCGTTCAAGATTCCATCTCTAAATGTTCCTAAGAAAATAGGAAGTGGTGCATGGGGGATCCCACATGGAACTGATGCTTATCATACATCAAGTGATGTTAGCTTGTTTTCAAGCTCGTTACCTGTTCTGCCACATGAAAAGT TGCACTTTAATGATTCAGAGCATTGTGGTCACTCTGTTGATGATAGCTCACCTAGCTTGAATAAACTTCAGCAAGATGAAGAAAGTAAGGATCCACTTGAAGATGTTGATCTGAATGCAATTGGAAGCTTGCTTCCTGATGATGAGGATGTGCTTTTAGCTGGCATCATGGACGATTTTGATCTTAGTGGGTTGCCTACCCAACTAGAAGATTTGGAAGATGATCTCTTTGGCAGTGGAGGAGGAATGGAGTTGGATTTTGATATTGGTATTTCAAAGTTAAGCCTATCTGATGGTGTTGCTGGAAATGGGATTGGACATTATGGCCTTCCAAATGGTGTGGCGACAGTTGCTGGGGAGCATCCATATGGGGAGCATCCTTCAAGGACATTATTTGTTAGGAATATCAATAGCAATGTTGAGGACTCAGAGCTGAAAACTCTCTTTGAG CAATATGGGGACATCAGAACTCTGTATACAGCATGCAAGCATAGGGGCTTTGTGATGATATCTTACTATGACATTCGGGCAGCTCGAACTGCTATGCGTGCACTGCAGAATAAGCCCTTAAGACGAAGGAAACTTGACATTCATTTTTCAATTCCCAAG GATAACCCATCAGAGAAGGACATTAACCAAGGGACTCTTGTTGTGTTTAATTTGGATGCATCGGTATCAAATGATGACCTTCGTCAAATATTCGGTGCTTATGGAGAGGTCAAAGAG ATCAGGGAAACACCACACAAGCGACACCATAAGTTCATAGAATTTTTTGATGTTAGAGCTGCAGAGGCTGCTCTCAGAGCATTAAATAGGAGTGACATAGCTGGAAAACGCATAAAGCTAGAACCTAGTCGCCCTGGTGGGGCACGTCGGAA CTTGATGCAGCAACTGAGCCAAGAGCTGGAACAAGATGAAGCTCGAAGTTTTCGACATCATGTAGGTTCACCAGTTACCAACTCTCCTCCAG GTAACTGGGCGGCATTCAGCCCAGTTGAACATAATCCTTTGCAAGCTTATAGTCATTCCCCTGGTTTGGGAAATATCAGCCCTATAAACAGCAACCATTTGCCTGGGTTAGCTTCAATTCTTCCCCCTCATATATCAAACTCTGTGAAGATTGCACCTATTGGTAAAGACCAAGGAAGGGTTAACCATGTGAATCAGGTGTTTACTAATGCGAAACCAACACAAGGAGCAGCCTATCAGATTTCTCATTCTGTTCCTGAGCAAAAATTAAGTGCTAGCCCTGGACCCATTTCTTCTCTTGGTGAATCAAATTCTAATTCATCTGGTATTGGGACATTGTCTGGCCCTCAGTTTCTCTGGGGAAGCCCCACTCCTTACTCTGAGCGCCCCAATTCTTCTGCCTGGCCAACATCATCTGTGGGGCACCCATTTGTGTCCAGTGGACAAGGACAAGGTTTTCCCTATTCTAATCAGCATGGTTCTTTCCTTGGTTCCCATCAACACCATCATGTGGGATCTGCTCCATCTGGTGTTCCTCTTGATAGGCATTTTGGCTACTTCCCTGAGTCACCAGAAACATCCTTCATGAGCCCTGTTACATTTGGGGGCATGGGCTTAAGTCGCAGCAATGGAAATTTTACAATGAATGTGGGTGCTCGGGCAGCTATTAACACTGGTGTTGCTCTTCCAGGAAACATGACCGAAAATGGTTTGCCTAGTTTCAGAATGTTATCATTACCGAGGCATGGTCCTCCATTCCTTGGGAATGGTACTTATCCAGTATCAGGAGTGACCAGCAATGAGGTATTGGCTGAACGTGGTCGAACTCGTCGAGTTGAGAACAGTGGGAATCAGATAGACAGCAAGAAGCAGTATCAGCTTGATTTGGATAAAATCATTAGTGGGGAGGATACTAGGACTActttaatgattaaaaacattCCAAATAA GTACACCTCAAAGATGTTACTGGCTGCTATTGATGAAAATCATAGGGGTACCTATGATTTTCTCTACTTGCCAATTGATTTTAAG AATAAATGTAATGTGGGTTATGCCTTTATCAACATGGTGTCTCCTTCGCACATTATCCCCTTTTATGag GCATTTAATGGAAAGAAGTGGGAAAAGTTCAACAGTGAAAAAGTTGCTTCATTGGCATATGCGCGAATACAAGGCAAGGCAGCCCTTGTTACACACTTCCAGAATTCAAGCCTTATGAATGAAGATAAGCGATGCCGACCTATTCTCTTCCATTCAGAGGGCCAAGAGACTGTTGATCAG GAACCTTTTGCTTCCGGCAATTTGAACATCTGTATCCGACAGCCAGATGGGTCTTACTCTGGGGATTCATTGGAGAGCCCAAAGGGTAATTTGGAAGATTAG